The following coding sequences lie in one Rutidosis leptorrhynchoides isolate AG116_Rl617_1_P2 chromosome 4, CSIRO_AGI_Rlap_v1, whole genome shotgun sequence genomic window:
- the LOC139841555 gene encoding uncharacterized protein, whose protein sequence is MYVMLNFEGEDDDNNKYIDDDDRIEDEKFQDDDDLEASSSDGAGAGLILISLEGEEHTYTLHFEVSASNNEAEYEALLSGLRIAEKMGIKALKVSVDSQLVSNQMNEMFEARDPAMQTYLKLAEEMANKFELFSITQVPRSMNKKADAFNKLATSIFSHFTKDVWVEVLSQKSTNVLQEVAPVEEVETWMSPITAYLKHGTLPVNGAAARKIRMKAPFKKFSHDSFRSWCNGLNIKQNFSSVAHPQANGQVEVTNIDIVTGIRARLDTDRKGLVDELPQVLWVFRTTSKGSNRETPFSLVYGSEALKENLDLLEERRELAAIIYYNRRVKERTFCPGDYVWRNNNASWVEDTGKLGPNWKSSYVVVEALGNGAYNLKTHDGKFVPRTWHATNLKEFYV, encoded by the exons CGTCAAGTTCTGACGGGGCAGGTGCAGGTCTAATTTTGATTAGTCTAGAAGGCGAGGAACACACTTACACATTGCATTTCGAGGTCTCCGCCTCCAACAATGAAGCCGAATATGAGGCGTTGCTGTCTGGTTTACGGATAGCTGAAAAGATGGGGATAAAGGCCCTGAAAGTGTCGGTTGATTCTCAGCTTGTGTCAAATCAAATGAATGAGATGTTTGAGGCTAGGGATCCGGCCATGCAAACATATCTGAAATTGGCAGAAGAGATGGCCAACAAATTTGAACTTTTCTCAATCACGCAAGTACCTCGGTCCATGAACAAAAAGGCCGACGCTTTCAACAAACTTGCAACGAGCATATTCAGTCACTTCACCAAGGACGTTTGGGTAGAGGTCCTAAGTCAAAAATCCACTAACGTATTACAG GAAGTGGCTCCCGTGGAGGAAGTCGAGACATGGATGAGTCCCATCACTGCGTATCTTAAGCACGGGACGTTGCCGGTTAACGGGGCAGCAGCAAGAAAGATCCGTATGAAAGCACCTTT CAAAAAGTTTTCTCATGATTCTTTTCGCTCATGGTGCAACGGCTTGAACATCAAACAAAACTTTAGTTCTGTTGCCCATCCGCAAGCAAACGGGCAAGTCGAAGTTACCAACATAGACATTGTTACGGGGATTAGGGCTAGGTTGGACACGGATAGAAAAGGTTTGGTAGATGAGCTTCCGCAAGTCTTATGGGTGTTCCGAACCACATCCAAAGGAAGTAACAGAGAAACGCCTTTCAGCCTTGTTTATGGCTCCGAAGCG CTGAAAGAAAATTTAGACTTATTGGAAGAGAGGCGTGAACTCGCCGCTATTATATACTATAACCGACGTGTAAAGGAACGTACTTTTTGTCCCGGCGATTATGTGTGGCGTAATAACAATGCCAGCTGGGTTGAGGATACTGGCAAATTGGGACCAAATTGGAAGAGTTCGTATGTGGTTGTCGAAGCTCTTGGCAATGGAGCATACAACTTGAAGACACATGATGGCAAGTTTGTGCCGCGTACCTGGCACGCAACCAATTTAAAGGAGTTTTATGTCTAA